In a single window of the Pseudomonas entomophila genome:
- a CDS encoding LysR substrate-binding domain-containing protein, whose amino-acid sequence MSSRWEGIDEFVAVAESGQFTAAAERLGVSSSHISRQIARLEERLQTRLLYRSTRRVTLSEAGQTFLQHCQRLQDGREEALRAMGDLASEPKGLLRMTCAVAYGERFIVPLVTRFMALYPQLRVEVELSNRTLDLLHEGMDLAIRLGRLQDSRLVATRLAPRRMYLCASPAYLERYGRPHSLSELARHNCLIGSSDLWALQQDGREISQRVQGNWRCNSGQAVLDAALQGMGLCQLPDYYVLEHLNTGALVSLLAGHQPPNTAVWALYPQQRHLSPKVRRLVDHLKVGLAQLPEYRTTPPVGAA is encoded by the coding sequence GGCCGCCGAGCGCCTGGGCGTCTCCTCGTCGCATATCAGCCGGCAGATCGCACGCCTGGAAGAGCGACTGCAGACCCGCCTGTTGTACCGCAGCACACGGCGGGTAACCCTGAGCGAGGCTGGGCAGACCTTCCTGCAGCATTGCCAGCGCCTGCAGGATGGCCGTGAGGAAGCGCTGCGCGCCATGGGCGACCTGGCCAGTGAACCCAAGGGGCTGCTGCGCATGACTTGCGCCGTGGCCTATGGCGAGCGCTTCATCGTGCCGCTGGTGACGCGCTTCATGGCGCTGTACCCCCAGTTGCGGGTCGAGGTGGAGCTGAGCAACCGCACCCTGGACCTGCTCCACGAAGGCATGGACCTGGCCATCCGCCTGGGTCGCCTGCAGGATTCTCGGCTGGTGGCGACGCGCCTGGCGCCGCGGCGCATGTACCTGTGTGCTTCGCCGGCTTATCTGGAGCGCTACGGGCGGCCCCACAGCCTGTCGGAGCTGGCACGGCACAACTGCCTGATCGGCAGCTCCGACCTGTGGGCGCTGCAGCAGGATGGTCGCGAGATCAGCCAGCGGGTACAGGGCAACTGGCGTTGCAACAGTGGCCAGGCGGTGCTGGATGCGGCGTTGCAGGGGATGGGGTTGTGCCAGTTGCCGGACTATTACGTGCTCGAGCATCTGAACACGGGCGCGTTGGTGTCATTGCTGGCGGGGCACCAGCCCCCGAACACGGCGGTATGGGCGTTGTATCCGCAGCAGCGGCACCTGTCGCCGAAGGTGCGCAGGCTGGTGGATCACTTGAAGGTAGGGTTGGCGCAATTACCTGAATATCGCACCACGCCCCCTGTAGGAGCGGCTTAA
- the ispD gene encoding 2-C-methyl-D-erythritol 4-phosphate cytidylyltransferase produces the protein MTTVLPAFWAVIPAAGVGARMAADRPKQYLQLGGQTILEHSLDCFLDHPALKGVVVSIAEDDPYWPGLRCASDPRIQRAPGGRERADSVLNALLLLHAQGASDDDWVLVHDAARPNLARSDLDKLLSELADDPVGGLLAVPARDTLKRAGADGRVSATVDRSTVWQAYTPQMFRLGMLHRALAECLVSDVAVTDESSAIEWAGHAPRLVEGRSDNIKVTRPEDLEWLRQRWAGRR, from the coding sequence ATGACCACCGTACTGCCGGCCTTCTGGGCCGTGATTCCCGCCGCAGGCGTTGGTGCCCGCATGGCTGCCGACCGCCCCAAGCAGTATCTGCAACTGGGCGGGCAGACGATTCTCGAGCATAGCCTCGACTGTTTCCTCGACCATCCCGCGCTCAAGGGCGTGGTGGTCAGCATTGCCGAAGATGATCCGTACTGGCCCGGCCTGCGCTGTGCCAGCGATCCGCGTATCCAACGTGCGCCGGGTGGTCGCGAGCGGGCCGACTCGGTGCTCAATGCCCTGTTGCTGCTGCACGCCCAGGGGGCGTCGGATGATGACTGGGTGCTGGTGCACGATGCGGCGCGCCCCAATCTGGCACGTAGCGATCTGGACAAGTTGCTATCCGAGCTTGCTGATGATCCTGTAGGCGGATTACTGGCGGTGCCCGCGCGGGACACGCTCAAGCGTGCCGGCGCCGATGGCCGGGTCAGCGCGACAGTGGACCGCAGCACTGTCTGGCAGGCCTACACGCCACAGATGTTCCGCCTCGGTATGCTGCACCGGGCCTTGGCCGAATGCCTGGTCTCCGATGTGGCGGTCACCGACGAATCTTCCGCCATCGAATGGGCCGGCCATGCGCCGCGCCTGGTCGAAGGGCGTAGCGACAACATCAAGGTGACCCGGCCAGAAGACCTGGAGTGGTTGCGCCAGCGTTGGGCCGGGCGCCGTTGA
- the ftsB gene encoding cell division protein FtsB: protein MRSPYWLFLVLLLLLGGLQYRLWVGNGSLAQVTELKQQIADQHAENERLLERNRVLDAEVLELKKGMETVEERARHELGMVKEGETLYQLPQK, encoded by the coding sequence ATGCGCAGTCCCTATTGGTTGTTCCTCGTCCTGCTCCTGCTGCTCGGCGGCCTGCAATATCGCCTCTGGGTGGGTAATGGCAGCCTGGCGCAAGTGACCGAACTCAAGCAGCAGATCGCCGACCAGCATGCGGAGAACGAACGGCTGCTGGAGCGGAATCGCGTGCTTGACGCTGAAGTCCTGGAGTTGAAGAAAGGTATGGAGACCGTGGAAGAACGGGCTCGTCATGAACTGGGGATGGTCAAGGAGGGTGAAACCCTCTACCAGCTGCCGCAGAAATGA
- the eno gene encoding phosphopyruvate hydratase: MAKIVDIKGREVLDSRGNPTVEADVLLDNGIIGSACAPSGASTGSREALELRDGDKSRYLGKGVLKAVANINGPIRDLLLGKDPADQKALDRAMIELDGTENKAKLGANAILAVSLAAAKAAAQDLDLPLYAHIANLNGTPGQYSMPVPMMNIINGGEHADNNVDIQEFMVQPVGAKTFSDGLRMGTEIFHHLKAVLKARGLNTAVGDEGGFAPNLASNEDALGAIAEAVEKAGYKLGTDVTLALDCAASEFYEDGKYNLSGEGKSFDAEGFADYLKGLTERFPIISIEDGLDESDWAGWKILTDKIGEKVQLVGDDLFVTNTKILKEGIEKGIGNSILIKFNQIGSLTETLEAIQMAKAAGYTAVISHRSGETEDSTIADLAVGTAAGQIKTGSLCRSDRVSKYNQLLRIEEQLGAKAVYRGRAEFRG; encoded by the coding sequence ATGGCAAAAATCGTCGACATCAAAGGTCGTGAAGTTCTCGATTCGCGTGGCAACCCCACCGTGGAAGCCGATGTACTGCTCGACAACGGCATCATCGGCAGCGCTTGCGCGCCGTCGGGTGCTTCCACTGGCTCGCGCGAAGCGCTGGAGCTGCGTGATGGCGACAAGAGCCGTTACCTGGGCAAGGGCGTTCTGAAGGCCGTCGCCAACATCAACGGCCCGATCCGCGACCTGTTGCTGGGCAAGGACCCGGCTGACCAGAAAGCCCTGGACCGCGCCATGATCGAGCTGGACGGTACCGAGAACAAGGCCAAGCTGGGCGCCAACGCCATCCTGGCCGTGTCGCTGGCCGCCGCCAAGGCCGCCGCCCAGGACCTGGACCTGCCACTGTACGCCCACATCGCCAACCTGAACGGCACCCCGGGCCAGTACTCGATGCCGGTTCCGATGATGAACATCATCAACGGCGGCGAACACGCCGACAATAATGTCGACATCCAGGAGTTCATGGTCCAGCCGGTTGGCGCCAAGACCTTCTCCGACGGCCTGCGCATGGGCACCGAGATCTTCCACCACCTCAAAGCCGTGCTCAAGGCCCGTGGCCTGAACACTGCCGTCGGTGACGAAGGTGGCTTCGCCCCGAACCTGGCCTCCAACGAAGACGCCCTGGGCGCCATCGCCGAAGCCGTCGAGAAAGCCGGCTACAAGCTGGGCACCGACGTTACCCTGGCCCTGGACTGCGCAGCTTCCGAGTTCTACGAAGACGGTAAGTACAACCTGTCCGGCGAAGGCAAGTCGTTCGACGCCGAAGGTTTTGCCGACTACCTGAAGGGCCTGACCGAGCGCTTCCCGATCATTTCGATCGAAGACGGCCTGGACGAGTCCGACTGGGCAGGCTGGAAGATCCTGACCGACAAGATTGGCGAGAAGGTGCAGCTGGTAGGCGACGACCTGTTCGTCACCAACACCAAGATCCTGAAAGAAGGCATCGAGAAAGGCATCGGCAACTCGATCCTGATCAAGTTCAACCAGATCGGCTCGCTGACCGAGACCCTGGAAGCCATCCAGATGGCCAAGGCCGCCGGCTACACCGCGGTGATCTCGCACCGTTCCGGTGAAACCGAGGACTCGACCATCGCTGACCTGGCCGTAGGTACCGCTGCCGGCCAGATCAAGACCGGCTCGCTGTGCCGTTCCGATCGCGTCAGCAAGTACAACCAACTGCTGCGCATCGAAGAGCAACTGGGCGCCAAGGCCGTATATCGCGGTCGTGCCGAGTTTCGCGGCTGA
- the kdsA gene encoding 3-deoxy-8-phosphooctulonate synthase, with product MTQKIIRVGNIEIANDKPFVLFGGMNVLESRDLALKVCEEYVRVTEKLGIPYVFKASFDKANRSSVNSYRGPGMEEGLKIFEEIKRTFNVPVITDVHEPYQCEPVAQVCDIIQLPAFLSRQTDLVVAMAKTGAVINIKKAQFLAPHEMKHILAKCVEAGNDQLILCERGSSFGYNNLVVDMLGFGIMKQFEYPVFFDVTHSLQTPGGRADSAGGRRAQVTDLAKAGMSQGLAGLFLEAHPDPDNAKCDGPCALRLDKLEPFLAQLKQLDDLVKSFPTVETA from the coding sequence ATGACTCAGAAGATCATTCGCGTCGGTAACATCGAGATCGCCAACGACAAGCCGTTCGTCCTGTTCGGCGGCATGAACGTCCTGGAATCCCGTGATCTGGCCCTGAAGGTCTGCGAGGAGTACGTGCGGGTAACCGAAAAACTCGGTATCCCGTACGTGTTCAAGGCCAGCTTCGACAAGGCCAACCGTTCGTCGGTCAACTCGTACCGTGGCCCAGGCATGGAAGAAGGCCTGAAGATCTTCGAGGAGATCAAGCGCACCTTCAACGTGCCGGTGATCACCGACGTGCACGAGCCCTACCAGTGCGAACCGGTCGCTCAAGTGTGCGACATCATTCAGCTGCCGGCCTTCCTGTCGCGCCAGACCGACCTGGTCGTGGCGATGGCCAAGACCGGCGCTGTGATCAACATCAAGAAGGCGCAGTTCCTGGCGCCCCACGAGATGAAGCACATCCTCGCCAAGTGCGTCGAAGCCGGCAACGACCAACTCATCCTGTGTGAGCGTGGTTCGAGCTTCGGTTACAACAACCTGGTCGTGGACATGCTTGGCTTCGGCATCATGAAGCAGTTCGAGTACCCGGTGTTCTTCGATGTGACCCACTCGTTGCAGACGCCGGGTGGTCGTGCCGATTCCGCCGGCGGGCGCCGCGCCCAGGTCACGGATCTCGCCAAGGCTGGCATGAGCCAGGGCCTGGCGGGTCTGTTCCTCGAAGCCCACCCGGACCCGGACAACGCCAAGTGCGACGGTCCATGCGCGCTGCGCCTGGACAAGCTGGAGCCGTTCCTGGCGCAGCTGAAGCAACTGGACGACCTGGTGAAAAGTTTTCCGACGGTAGAAACCGCGTAA
- a CDS encoding CTP synthase: MTRYIFVTGGVVSSLGKGIASASLAAILEARGLKVTMLKLDPYINVDPGTMSPFQHGEVFVTHDGAETDLDLGHYERFIRTTMTQNNNFTTGRIYEHVLRKERRGDYLGATIQVIPHITDEIKRRIIKGAGDADVALVEIGGTVGDIESQPFLEAIRQLRVEVGSKRAMLMHLTLVPYIATAGETKTKPTQHSVKELRSIGLQPDVLICRSDHPVDASSRRKIALFTNVEERAVISLEDVDTIYKIPGVLHAQGLDDFVVERFGLQCNSADLSEWDKVVDAKLNPEQEVTIAMVGKYMELLDAYKSLIEAMSHAGITNRTKVNLRYIDSEDIENQGTSLLEGADAILVPGGFGLRGVEGKITAVQYARENKVPYLGICLGMQVAVIEFARNVMGWKDANSTEFDRNSGHPVVGLITEWADATGAVETRTEASDLGGTMRLGAQDCQIVAGSKVHDCYGKDVITERHRHRYEVNNNLLPQLIDAGLVVSGRSEDGALVEVVESKDHPWFVACQFHPEFTSTPRDGHPLFSGFVKAALAQKNKA; the protein is encoded by the coding sequence ATGACGCGCTACATATTCGTCACGGGCGGTGTTGTTTCTTCATTGGGGAAAGGCATTGCCTCGGCTTCCCTGGCGGCCATCCTGGAAGCGCGGGGGCTCAAGGTCACCATGCTCAAGCTGGACCCGTACATCAACGTCGACCCGGGCACCATGAGCCCGTTCCAGCACGGTGAAGTGTTCGTCACCCACGACGGCGCCGAGACCGACCTCGACCTGGGCCACTACGAGCGGTTCATCCGCACCACGATGACCCAGAACAACAACTTCACCACCGGCCGCATCTACGAGCACGTGCTGCGTAAAGAGCGCCGTGGCGACTACCTGGGCGCGACCATCCAGGTCATCCCGCACATCACCGACGAAATCAAGCGCCGCATCATCAAGGGTGCCGGCGACGCCGACGTCGCGCTGGTCGAGATCGGCGGCACCGTGGGCGACATCGAGTCGCAACCGTTCCTCGAGGCCATCCGCCAACTGCGCGTCGAAGTCGGCTCCAAGCGCGCCATGCTGATGCACCTGACGCTGGTGCCGTACATCGCCACCGCTGGTGAAACCAAGACCAAACCGACTCAGCACTCGGTGAAGGAACTGCGTTCCATCGGCCTGCAGCCTGATGTGCTGATCTGCCGCTCCGACCACCCGGTCGATGCTTCGTCGCGTCGCAAGATCGCGCTGTTCACCAACGTCGAAGAGCGTGCGGTGATTTCGCTGGAAGATGTCGACACCATCTACAAGATTCCTGGCGTGTTGCACGCGCAAGGCCTGGACGATTTCGTCGTCGAGCGCTTCGGCCTGCAATGCAACAGCGCCGACCTGTCCGAGTGGGACAAGGTTGTCGACGCCAAGCTCAACCCTGAGCAGGAAGTGACCATCGCCATGGTCGGCAAGTACATGGAGCTGCTGGATGCGTACAAGTCGCTGATCGAAGCGATGAGCCATGCCGGCATCACCAACCGTACCAAGGTCAACCTGCGCTACATCGACTCCGAAGACATCGAGAACCAGGGCACCAGCCTGCTGGAAGGCGCCGACGCCATCCTGGTTCCGGGCGGTTTCGGCCTGCGCGGCGTGGAAGGCAAGATCACCGCGGTGCAATACGCCCGTGAGAACAAGGTCCCGTACCTGGGTATCTGCCTGGGCATGCAGGTGGCCGTGATCGAGTTCGCCCGCAACGTGATGGGCTGGAAAGACGCCAACTCGACTGAATTCGATCGCAACAGCGGCCACCCGGTCGTCGGTCTGATCACCGAGTGGGCCGACGCCACCGGCGCGGTCGAGACCCGTACCGAAGCCTCCGACCTGGGCGGCACCATGCGCCTGGGCGCGCAGGACTGCCAGATCGTTGCCGGCTCCAAGGTCCACGACTGCTACGGCAAGGACGTGATCACCGAGCGTCACCGTCACCGCTACGAAGTCAACAACAACCTGCTGCCGCAGTTGATCGACGCCGGCCTGGTGGTTTCCGGCCGTTCCGAGGACGGTGCGCTGGTCGAAGTGGTCGAGTCCAAGGACCACCCATGGTTCGTCGCCTGCCAGTTCCACCCGGAGTTCACCTCCACGCCACGTGACGGCCACCCGCTGTTCAGCGGTTTCGTCAAGGCTGCCCTGGCACAGAAGAACAAGGCCTGA
- the tilS gene encoding tRNA lysidine(34) synthetase TilS has translation MINLTPQLSPWLTAPAWYVAFSGGLDSTVLLHLLADYARYHPAPPLRAIHVHHGLQAVADAWPDHCRAVCTALGVELDVIPVQVASGASLEQAARNARYGAFEQLLKPGDVLFTGQHRDDQAETLLFRLLRGAGLRGLAAMAQQRTLGQGRLVRPMLGVSRQQLQAHADAHGLVWVDDPSNRDTAFARNFIRREVFPQLRERWPQAEANLARSAEHLGEALGLLDELAASDLALACDNAPLRWLGLDSLSLEALAALSPARRRNALQFWLSRRTRLPDSRHWAGWSDLREAAPDASPIWRLADGEVHRSHGRIWWLSGDWLGVVLTEQPWLDGTRPLLLPGNGCVRLVAGPAGDDLRIRYRQGGEVMQVPGRGRRDLKRLLNELQVPHFVRPRLPLLYRGEQLLAVANLPELTQADCQLHWQPPTNVQGLS, from the coding sequence ATGATCAACCTCACCCCCCAACTTTCCCCCTGGCTCACCGCCCCCGCCTGGTACGTCGCTTTCTCCGGCGGCCTGGACTCCACGGTCCTCCTGCACCTGCTTGCCGATTACGCCCGCTACCACCCAGCCCCGCCCTTGCGCGCCATCCATGTCCATCACGGCCTGCAAGCCGTCGCCGACGCCTGGCCCGATCACTGTAGAGCGGTGTGCACCGCCTTGGGTGTCGAACTCGACGTGATCCCTGTACAGGTCGCTTCCGGCGCCAGCCTCGAGCAGGCTGCGCGCAATGCTCGCTACGGCGCGTTCGAGCAGTTGCTCAAGCCGGGCGATGTGCTGTTCACCGGTCAGCACCGCGACGACCAGGCCGAGACTTTGCTTTTCCGCCTGTTGCGCGGCGCGGGCCTGCGTGGGCTGGCTGCCATGGCGCAACAGCGTACGCTGGGGCAGGGCAGGCTGGTGCGGCCGATGCTGGGGGTGTCGCGTCAACAGTTGCAGGCCCACGCCGACGCTCACGGTCTGGTTTGGGTCGATGACCCTTCCAACCGCGACACGGCCTTCGCCCGCAACTTCATCCGTAGAGAAGTGTTCCCACAGTTACGCGAGCGCTGGCCCCAGGCCGAGGCCAACCTGGCGCGCAGTGCCGAACACCTGGGTGAGGCATTGGGCCTGCTGGACGAACTGGCCGCCAGCGACTTGGCACTTGCCTGCGACAATGCGCCGCTACGCTGGTTAGGGCTGGACTCTCTGAGCCTCGAGGCGTTAGCGGCGCTGTCGCCCGCGCGCCGGCGAAATGCGCTGCAGTTCTGGCTCAGCCGACGTACCCGCCTGCCTGACAGCCGCCACTGGGCGGGTTGGAGCGATCTGCGCGAGGCCGCCCCCGATGCCTCTCCGATCTGGCGTCTGGCCGATGGCGAAGTGCACCGCAGTCATGGGCGGATCTGGTGGCTGAGTGGGGATTGGCTGGGCGTCGTCTTGACTGAGCAGCCATGGCTGGACGGCACACGGCCTCTGCTCCTGCCGGGCAATGGCTGCGTCCGCCTGGTGGCGGGCCCGGCTGGGGACGACTTGCGCATCCGCTACCGCCAGGGTGGCGAGGTCATGCAGGTGCCCGGTCGCGGTCGACGCGATCTCAAGCGCCTGCTCAACGAACTGCAGGTCCCGCACTTCGTGCGCCCGCGCCTGCCGCTGCTGTATCGGGGCGAGCAATTGCTGGCGGTGGCCAACCTGCCCGAACTGACGCAGGCCGATTGCCAGTTGCACTGGCAACCACCGACGAACGTGCAAGGTTTGAGCTGA
- a CDS encoding acetyl-CoA carboxylase carboxyltransferase subunit alpha: protein MNPNFLDFEQPIADLQAKIEELRLVGNDNSLNISDEIARLQDKSSTLTESIFGNLTSWQIARLARHPRRPYTLDYIEHIFTEFEELHGDRHFSDDAAIVGGTARLNDKPVMVIGHQKGREVREKVRRNFGMPRPEGYRKACRLMEMAERFKMPILTFIDTPGAYPGIDAEERNQSEAIAWNLRVMARLKTPIIATVIGEGGSGGALAIGVCDQLNMLQYSTYSVISPEGCASILWKTADKAADAAEAMGITAERLKSLNIVDKVIQEPLGGAHRDPAKMAANVRTDLIEQLDMLGKLDNDTLLKRRYDRLMSYGV, encoded by the coding sequence ATGAACCCGAATTTCCTCGATTTCGAACAGCCGATTGCCGACCTGCAAGCCAAGATCGAAGAGCTGCGCCTGGTGGGTAACGACAACTCGCTGAACATCAGCGATGAAATTGCCCGTCTGCAGGACAAGAGCAGCACCCTGACCGAGAGCATCTTCGGCAACCTGACCAGCTGGCAGATCGCCCGCCTGGCCCGTCACCCGCGCCGCCCGTACACCCTCGACTACATCGAACACATCTTCACCGAGTTCGAAGAACTGCACGGCGACCGTCACTTCTCCGACGACGCCGCGATCGTCGGTGGCACCGCGCGCCTGAACGACAAGCCGGTCATGGTCATCGGTCACCAGAAGGGCCGTGAAGTGCGCGAGAAGGTACGCCGCAACTTCGGCATGCCGCGCCCTGAGGGTTATCGCAAGGCCTGCCGCCTGATGGAGATGGCCGAACGCTTCAAGATGCCGATCCTGACTTTCATCGACACGCCGGGCGCCTATCCGGGCATCGACGCCGAAGAGCGCAACCAGAGCGAAGCCATCGCCTGGAACCTGCGTGTGATGGCGCGCCTGAAAACGCCAATCATCGCCACCGTGATCGGTGAGGGTGGTTCCGGCGGCGCGCTGGCCATCGGTGTGTGCGACCAGCTGAACATGCTGCAGTACTCCACCTACTCGGTGATTTCGCCGGAAGGCTGCGCCTCGATCCTGTGGAAGACCGCGGACAAGGCCGCCGACGCGGCTGAAGCCATGGGCATCACCGCCGAGCGCCTGAAGAGCCTGAACATCGTCGACAAGGTCATCCAGGAGCCGCTGGGCGGCGCCCACCGTGACCCGGCGAAGATGGCGGCGAACGTTCGCACCGACCTGATCGAACAGCTGGACATGCTCGGCAAGCTCGACAACGACACGCTGCTCAAGCGCCGTTACGATCGCCTGATGAGCTACGGCGTCTGA